The window TGAGTACCGATTCGTCTTGCTTGAAGACGGATGTCACCAGAAAGAACACCAGTAGCAAAAAGACGCAGTCGATGAGCGGAGTCATATCGGGCCGGATTCGGCGTGTGCGCTTGGCCATTTATGCATCCTCGTTTGCGGCATCGGCGCACTGAGAACGGATGTGGTTTTTTTCTTTGAGAATTCGACCCAACTGCAAAAGCACGTCGTTTTCCACATTGTCCTGCTCGGATTCCATGCGGGCGTTCAGGTAGTTGAACGCAATGACGTGCGGAATGGCGACCACAAGGCCAATCACCGTTGTAATGAGGGCGAGCTTGATGCCTGTAGCGAACGCACCCGCATCAGAAAGACCCGAAACAGCAATGACGCTGAATGCGTTGAAGATGCCGAAAACGGTTCCCAAAAGGCCGAGCAGCGGAGAAATGCTTGCGATGTTTTCAATCGTGGTCATTCCCTTTTGCAACGGCGAGAAAGCGAGTGCGATTTCGGTGCGGATGCTTTCGATGATGATGTGGTGATCGGTATTGTGCGTCACCACGCGATGCAGGATTTTGGATGGCAGGCGGTTACGTATGCTTCTGTTGAAAAGAATCAGCGAGATAACCTTCCATACGATTATGGAATAACCGACGAAGTTCATCGCCACGAGTACGTAGGCGATAATTCCGCCCTGTTGGATAAAGTCTAAGATGTAGTTCATTGTGTTCCTGTTTAATGAAGGTTATACTTGATTGGAATCTCCATTTTCCAGGTGTCCTTGCCAAGTACAGCTGGAATCGGGTCGAATTTTGGCACGGCTTGCACGGCGGCAAGCGCACTTTCGTTCAGTGAAGAATAGGGGCATGGTTTCGAAACAGTTGCTCCGCTGATGCTTCCGTCTTTTGCGACCGTAAACTGTACGCGCACGGTGCCTTCTTGCTTTAGGCGGCGGGCTGTAGCGGGGTAGTCCTTCTGCTTTTCAAACGCCTTGGAAAGCCCGATAAGGTAGGCTTTCGTCACCTTCATCAGCGAATCCTTCGAAGGTTTCGGTGGAGGTGGCGGCGGTG of the Fibrobacter sp. UWP2 genome contains:
- a CDS encoding MotA/TolQ/ExbB proton channel family protein: MNYILDFIQQGGIIAYVLVAMNFVGYSIIVWKVISLILFNRSIRNRLPSKILHRVVTHNTDHHIIIESIRTEIALAFSPLQKGMTTIENIASISPLLGLLGTVFGIFNAFSVIAVSGLSDAGAFATGIKLALITTVIGLVVAIPHVIAFNYLNARMESEQDNVENDVLLQLGRILKEKNHIRSQCADAANEDA